A single window of Streptomyces cathayae DNA harbors:
- a CDS encoding SRPBCC family protein: MATFQLQRTAPLPIDEAWRRLTEWHRHGSAVPFTRITVSPPPPTGEGTVVVARSGLGPLSFDDPMEVTVWRPPGPGSPGLCRLEKRGRVVRGWAEIEVRPGPGGRTRVLWREDLRVRFLPSFCDPALRSVSRRMFGRAVNTLLRQP; the protein is encoded by the coding sequence GTGGCCACCTTCCAGCTCCAGCGCACGGCGCCCCTCCCGATCGACGAGGCCTGGCGTCGGCTCACGGAGTGGCACCGCCACGGCTCGGCGGTCCCCTTCACCCGGATCACCGTGTCCCCGCCCCCGCCCACCGGCGAGGGCACGGTCGTCGTCGCCCGCTCGGGTCTCGGTCCGCTCTCCTTCGACGACCCGATGGAGGTGACGGTGTGGCGGCCCCCGGGCCCCGGTTCCCCGGGCCTGTGCCGCCTGGAGAAACGGGGCCGGGTGGTCCGGGGCTGGGCGGAGATCGAGGTCCGTCCGGGGCCGGGGGGCCGCACCCGCGTCCTGTGGCGCGAGGACCTGCGGGTCCGCTTCCTCCCCTCCTTCTGCGACCCCGCGCTGCGGTCGGTCTCCCGCCGGATGTTCGGACGAGCGGTGAACACCCTGCTGCGGCAGCCCTGA
- a CDS encoding XdhC family protein — protein sequence MLDIAEELHRWAEQGRDFAVATVVAVAGSGPRGPGAALAVDTDGTAIGSVSGGCVEGTVYALCEQALRDGETVLERFGYSDEDAFASGLTCGGVIDVLIAPVRAADPSRPALTAALAAAARGEAAAVARIVSGPADLMGRALTVRPDGSYEGGFGDRPGLDRTVAGEAGAFLDAGRTGTLEVGAEGSRCGAPVTLLVESAVPPPRMIVFGAIDFASALVRAGTFLGYRVTVCDARPVFATRARFPDADEIVVDWPHRYLERADVDARTVLCVLTHDLKFDVPLLRLALRLPVAYVGAMGSRRTHLDRTARLRAAGVTDPELARLRSPIGLDLGARTPEETALSIAAEIVATRRGGTGAPLTGAHTPIHHDIAPPPPAGAPAPEPAGRTGSRA from the coding sequence ATGCTGGACATCGCCGAGGAACTGCACCGGTGGGCCGAGCAGGGCCGCGACTTCGCGGTCGCCACCGTGGTGGCGGTCGCCGGCAGCGGGCCCCGCGGGCCCGGCGCCGCGCTGGCGGTGGACACCGACGGCACGGCGATCGGCTCGGTCTCCGGCGGCTGCGTGGAGGGCACGGTGTACGCGCTGTGCGAGCAGGCGCTCCGGGACGGCGAAACCGTCCTGGAACGCTTCGGGTACAGCGACGAGGACGCCTTCGCCTCCGGTCTGACCTGCGGCGGCGTCATCGACGTCCTGATCGCACCGGTACGGGCGGCGGACCCGTCCCGTCCGGCGCTCACCGCCGCGCTCGCCGCCGCCGCGCGGGGCGAGGCGGCGGCCGTGGCACGGATCGTGAGCGGCCCCGCCGACCTGATGGGCCGTGCGCTCACGGTGCGTCCCGACGGCTCGTACGAGGGCGGCTTCGGCGACCGTCCGGGTCTCGACCGCACCGTGGCGGGGGAGGCGGGCGCCTTCCTGGACGCGGGCCGCACCGGCACCCTGGAGGTCGGCGCGGAGGGTTCACGCTGCGGCGCCCCGGTGACCCTGCTGGTCGAGTCGGCGGTCCCGCCGCCCCGGATGATCGTCTTCGGTGCGATCGACTTCGCCTCGGCGCTGGTCCGGGCCGGCACGTTCCTCGGCTACCGGGTCACGGTGTGCGACGCGCGCCCCGTCTTCGCCACCCGGGCACGCTTCCCGGACGCCGACGAGATCGTCGTCGACTGGCCGCACCGGTACCTCGAACGCGCCGACGTCGACGCCCGTACGGTCCTGTGCGTCCTCACCCACGACCTGAAGTTCGACGTCCCCCTGCTCCGGCTCGCCCTGCGCCTCCCGGTCGCCTACGTCGGCGCGATGGGCTCCCGCCGCACCCACCTGGACCGCACGGCCCGGCTGCGCGCGGCCGGCGTCACCGACCCGGAACTGGCCCGCCTGCGCTCCCCGATCGGCCTCGACCTTGGCGCCCGCACCCCGGAGGAGACGGCCCTGTCCATCGCCGCCGAGATCGTCGCCACCCGTCGGGGCGGCACCGGCGCCCCCCTCACCGGCGCCCACACCCCGATCCACCACGACATCGCACCCCCGCCGCCCGCCGGCGCACCCGCACCCGAGCCCGCGGGCAGGACCGGTTCGAGGGCATGA
- a CDS encoding xanthine dehydrogenase family protein molybdopterin-binding subunit, with product MTVHEPSTAPGPAAGAPLGAPATLTQGARTRGGIGESTLRPDGTLKVTGEFAYSSDMWHEDMLWGQILRSPVAHAEIVSIDTSEALALPGVYAVLTHDDLPTEVRNYGLEIQDTPVLAHGKVRHHGEPVAVVAADHPETARRAAARIRVEYRELPVVTDEASALAPDAPLVHENREDLPQGPPTGSGPGGTPIFAHVPHPNIVHRQPIVRGDVARARERADVVVEGEYTFGMQDQAFLGPESGLAVPEEDGGVHLYIATQWLHSDLRQIAPVLGLPEDKVRMTLSGVGGAFGGREDLSMQIHACLLALRTGKPVKIVYNRFESFFGHVHRHPAKLHYEHGATRDGRLTHVKCRIVLDGGAYASASPAVVGNATSLGIGPYRVDDVEIEGLALYTNNPPCGAMRGFGAVQACFAYEAQMDKLARELGLDPVEFRQLNAMEQGTVMPTGQRVDSPAPVAELLRRVKAMPMPPERQWESSEGADVRRLPGGLSNTTHGEGVVRGVGYAVGIKNVGFSEGFDDYSTARVRMEVVGGQPVATVHTAMAEVGQGGVTVHAQIARTELGVAQVTIHPADTRVGSAGSTSASRQTYVTGGAVRHACELVRERVLELGRRRLGPYHPAWATAELLLEGGKVVTDGGEVLADLVDVLGDEAVEVEEEWRHRPTEPFDLRTGQGDGHVQYTFAAHRAVVEVDTELGLVKVIELACAQDVGKALNPLSVIGQIQGGTVQGLGVAVMEEILVDPRTAKVRNPSFTDYLIPTILDTPTIPVDMLELADHHAPYGLRGVGEAPTLSSTPAVLAAVRDATGLELNRTPVRPEHLTGTA from the coding sequence ATGACCGTCCACGAGCCCTCCACGGCGCCCGGACCGGCCGCCGGCGCCCCCCTCGGCGCGCCCGCCACCCTCACCCAGGGCGCGCGGACCAGGGGCGGCATCGGGGAGTCCACCCTCCGCCCCGACGGCACCCTCAAGGTGACCGGCGAGTTCGCGTACTCCTCCGACATGTGGCACGAGGACATGCTCTGGGGCCAGATCCTGCGCTCCCCGGTCGCGCACGCCGAGATCGTGTCGATCGACACCTCCGAGGCCCTCGCGCTGCCGGGCGTGTACGCCGTCCTGACCCACGACGACCTGCCGACCGAGGTGAGGAACTACGGCCTGGAGATCCAGGACACCCCCGTCCTCGCCCACGGCAAGGTCCGCCACCACGGCGAACCCGTCGCCGTGGTGGCCGCCGACCACCCGGAGACCGCGCGCCGCGCCGCCGCCAGGATCAGGGTCGAGTACCGCGAACTCCCGGTCGTCACCGACGAGGCCTCCGCGCTCGCCCCCGACGCGCCCCTCGTCCACGAGAACCGGGAAGACCTCCCCCAAGGGCCTCCGACAGGCTCCGGTCCAGGGGGGACCCCCATCTTCGCCCACGTCCCCCACCCCAACATCGTCCACCGCCAGCCGATCGTGCGCGGCGACGTGGCACGGGCCCGCGAGCGGGCGGACGTCGTCGTCGAGGGCGAGTACACCTTCGGCATGCAGGACCAGGCCTTCCTCGGCCCCGAGTCGGGACTCGCCGTCCCCGAGGAGGACGGGGGCGTCCACCTCTACATCGCCACCCAGTGGCTCCACTCCGACCTGCGCCAGATCGCGCCCGTCCTCGGCCTGCCCGAGGACAAGGTGCGGATGACCCTGTCCGGCGTCGGCGGCGCGTTCGGCGGCCGCGAGGACCTGTCCATGCAGATCCACGCCTGCCTGCTCGCCCTGCGCACCGGCAAGCCCGTCAAGATCGTCTACAACCGCTTCGAGTCCTTCTTCGGCCACGTCCACCGCCACCCGGCCAAGCTCCACTACGAGCACGGCGCCACCCGCGACGGCAGACTGACCCATGTGAAGTGCCGCATCGTGCTCGACGGCGGCGCGTACGCCTCCGCCTCCCCGGCCGTGGTCGGCAACGCCACCTCCCTCGGCATCGGCCCCTACCGGGTCGACGACGTCGAGATCGAGGGCCTCGCCCTCTACACCAACAACCCGCCCTGCGGCGCCATGCGCGGCTTCGGCGCGGTCCAGGCGTGCTTCGCCTACGAGGCGCAGATGGACAAACTGGCGCGGGAACTGGGCCTGGACCCGGTGGAGTTCAGACAGCTCAACGCCATGGAGCAGGGCACGGTCATGCCCACCGGACAGCGGGTCGACTCCCCGGCACCGGTCGCCGAACTCCTGCGCCGCGTCAAGGCGATGCCGATGCCGCCCGAGCGGCAGTGGGAGAGCAGCGAGGGCGCCGACGTGCGCCGGCTGCCGGGCGGCCTGTCCAACACCACCCACGGAGAGGGAGTCGTCCGCGGTGTCGGCTACGCGGTCGGCATCAAGAACGTCGGCTTCTCCGAGGGCTTCGACGACTACTCCACCGCCCGCGTGCGGATGGAGGTGGTCGGCGGGCAGCCCGTGGCCACCGTGCACACCGCGATGGCGGAGGTCGGACAGGGCGGTGTCACCGTCCACGCCCAGATCGCCCGCACCGAACTCGGCGTCGCCCAGGTCACCATCCACCCGGCCGACACCCGGGTGGGCTCGGCCGGTTCGACCTCCGCCTCCCGGCAGACCTATGTCACCGGAGGCGCCGTGCGCCACGCCTGCGAACTCGTCCGCGAGCGGGTGCTCGAACTCGGCCGGCGCCGGCTCGGCCCGTACCACCCGGCGTGGGCGACGGCCGAACTCCTGTTGGAGGGCGGCAAGGTGGTCACCGACGGCGGCGAAGTCCTCGCCGACCTGGTGGACGTCCTCGGCGACGAGGCAGTCGAGGTGGAGGAGGAATGGCGGCACCGGCCGACCGAACCCTTCGACCTGCGCACCGGCCAGGGCGACGGGCACGTCCAGTACACGTTCGCCGCGCACCGCGCCGTCGTCGAGGTCGACACCGAACTCGGCCTGGTCAAGGTGATCGAACTGGCCTGCGCCCAGGACGTCGGCAAGGCGCTCAACCCGCTGTCCGTCATCGGCCAGATCCAGGGCGGCACCGTCCAGGGCCTGGGCGTGGCGGTCATGGAGGAGATCCTCGTCGACCCGAGGACCGCGAAGGTCCGCAACCCCTCCTTCACCGACTACCTCATCCCCACCATCCTCGACACGCCGACCATCCCCGTCGACATGCTCGAACTCGCCGACCACCACGCGCCGTACGGGCTGCGCGGCGTCGGCGAGGCCCCCACCCTGTCGTCCACCCCGGCGGTCCTCGCGGCCGTCCGGGACGCGACCGGGCTGGAGCTGAACCGCACGCCGGTACGACCGGAGCACCTGACCGGCACCGCATGA
- a CDS encoding (2Fe-2S)-binding protein — translation MRIDFTVNGRRRQADDVWEGESLLYVLRERLGLPGSKNACEQGECGSCTVRLDGVPVCSCLVAAGQVEGRDVVTVEGLADFSRQRSGSADAGTGTGHCAGTGLAPIQQAFIDTGAVQCGFCTPGLLVAADEMLERNPSPSDADIREALSGNLCRCTGYEKIMDAVRLAAARQSEGTRA, via the coding sequence ATGCGTATCGACTTCACCGTCAACGGACGGCGCCGGCAGGCCGACGACGTGTGGGAGGGCGAGTCCCTGCTGTACGTGCTGCGCGAGCGGCTCGGCCTGCCCGGCTCCAAGAACGCCTGCGAACAGGGCGAGTGCGGCTCCTGCACGGTGCGCCTGGACGGCGTCCCGGTGTGCTCCTGCCTCGTCGCGGCCGGCCAGGTGGAGGGCCGTGACGTCGTCACGGTCGAGGGGCTGGCGGACTTCTCCCGGCAGCGTTCCGGCAGTGCCGATGCCGGTACCGGTACCGGACACTGTGCCGGCACCGGACTCGCCCCGATCCAGCAGGCGTTCATCGACACCGGCGCCGTCCAGTGCGGCTTCTGCACCCCGGGCCTGCTGGTCGCCGCCGACGAGATGCTGGAGCGCAACCCCAGCCCGAGCGACGCGGACATCCGCGAGGCGTTGTCGGGCAACCTGTGCCGCTGCACGGGCTACGAGAAGATCATGGACGCGGTCCGCCTCGCGGCCGCCCGCCAGTCCGAGGGGACCCGCGCATGA
- a CDS encoding FAD binding domain-containing protein encodes MDFLRPASWEEALAAKAEHPTAVPIAGGTDVMVEINFDHRRPEYLMDLNRIADLAEWEVGEDTVRLGAAVPYSRIMEHLRAELPGLALASHTVASPQIRNRGGVGGNLGTASPAGDAHPALLAAGAEVEAESVRGSRRIPIDAFYTGVKRNALAPDELIRAVHIRKADGPQQFSKVGTRNAMVIAVCAFGLALHPGTRTVRTGIGSAAPTPVRATAAEEFLNAALDEGGFWDNGKIVTPSVAKQFADLCAAACTPIDDVRGTAGYRRHAVGVMARRTLTWTWESYRGARRSTEGAA; translated from the coding sequence ATGGACTTCCTTCGCCCAGCCAGCTGGGAGGAGGCGCTCGCCGCGAAGGCCGAGCACCCCACCGCCGTACCGATCGCGGGCGGCACCGATGTGATGGTCGAGATCAACTTCGACCACCGCAGACCCGAGTACCTCATGGACCTCAACCGCATCGCCGACCTCGCCGAGTGGGAGGTCGGCGAGGACACCGTACGGCTCGGCGCCGCCGTCCCGTACTCGAGGATCATGGAGCACCTGCGGGCCGAGCTGCCGGGTCTCGCCCTCGCCTCCCACACGGTCGCCTCCCCGCAGATCCGCAACCGCGGCGGGGTCGGCGGCAACCTCGGCACCGCCTCCCCGGCGGGCGACGCCCACCCGGCGCTGCTCGCCGCCGGTGCCGAGGTCGAGGCCGAGTCGGTGCGCGGGTCCCGCCGCATCCCGATCGACGCCTTCTACACCGGAGTGAAGCGCAACGCGCTGGCGCCGGACGAGCTGATCCGCGCCGTGCACATCAGGAAGGCCGACGGCCCCCAGCAGTTCTCCAAGGTCGGCACCCGCAACGCGATGGTCATCGCCGTGTGCGCGTTCGGCCTGGCCCTGCACCCGGGGACCCGCACGGTCCGCACCGGCATCGGCTCCGCGGCACCCACGCCCGTACGCGCCACGGCCGCCGAGGAGTTCCTGAACGCGGCGCTCGACGAGGGCGGCTTCTGGGACAACGGGAAGATCGTCACCCCGTCCGTGGCCAAGCAGTTCGCGGACCTGTGCGCCGCCGCCTGCACCCCGATCGACGACGTCCGGGGCACCGCGGGGTACCGCCGGCACGCCGTCGGCGTCATGGCCCGCCGCACGCTGACCTGGACCTGGGAGTCGTACCGCGGCGCCCGCCGGAGCACCGAGGGAGCCGCGTGA